In Rattus norvegicus strain BN/NHsdMcwi chromosome 1, GRCr8, whole genome shotgun sequence, a genomic segment contains:
- the Cavin3 gene encoding caveolae-associated protein 3, with the protein MGESALEPGPVPGAPAGGPVHAVTVVTLLEKLATMLEALRERQGGLAERQGGLAGSVRRIQSGLGALSRSHDTTSNTLAQLLAKAERVGSHADAAQERAVHRAAQVQRLEANHGLLVARGKLHVLLFKEETEIPARAFQKAPELLGPEDQLVLGPEQPEDEVGESSDEEPVESRAQRLRRTGLQKVQSLKRAFSSRKGSEAAQPTPVKPPRLGPVRNSEGPAEGQPAAQPAMEPVLPSALEPEPPQPTKEDPERPVLQIESAA; encoded by the exons ATGGGGGAGAGCGCACTGGAGCCCGGGCCTGTGCCCGGGGCGCCGGCTGGGGGTCCGGTGCACGCCGTCACCGTGGTGACTTTGCTGGAGAAGCTGGCCACCATGCTAGAGGCGCTGCGGGAGAGGCAGGGGGGCCTGGCTGAGAGGCAGGGCGGCCTGGCGGGCTCGGTGCGCCGCATCCAGAGTGGCCTGGGCGCGCTGAGTCGCAGCCACGACACCACCAGCAACACACTGGCGCAGCTGCTGGCCAAGGCGGAGCGCGTGGGCTCCCACGCCGACGCAGCCCAGGAGCGGGCAGTGCACCGCGCCGCTCAGGTGCAGCGACTGGAGGCCAACCACGGGTTGCTGGTGGCGCGCGGGAAGCTGCACGTCCTGCTCTTCAAG GAGGAGACTGAAATTCCAGCCCGCGCCTTCCAGAAAGCACCAGAGCTCTTGGGCCCGGAGGACCAGTTGGTGCTAGGCCCAGAGCAGCCAGAGGATGAAGTTGGAGAGAGTTCTGATGAGGAACCCGTGGAGTCCCGGGCTCAGCGGCTGCGACGCACTGGCTTACAGAAGGTTCAAAGCCTGAAAAGGGCTTTTTCCAGTCGTAAAGGCTCTGAAGCAGCACAGCCCACGCCAGTCAAGCCGCCACGCCTAGGTCCTGTCCGGAACTCCGAAGGCCCGGCAGAAGGCCAGCCTGCAGCTCAGCCTGCAATGGAGCCTGTGCTCCCGTCTGCCCTGGAGCCAGAACCTCCTCAGCCTACCAAGGAAGATCCTGAGAGACCTGTGCTTCAAATAGAGAGCGCAGCCTGA